A segment of the Robbsia sp. KACC 23696 genome:
CGCGGATGCCGACTCGGAACGCGTCGTGAACGCGTCGTTGCCGATCTCGGCCGCGCTGCCCGATCTGACGGCGCATCTGTCGCCGGAATCGCATGAACCGATCAATCGGCAGATCTATCGTGCGCTGCGGCATGCGATCTTCACCGGCACGATGACGCCGGGAACGCCGCTGTCCGAGAAAGACGTTTCGCAGATGTTTCAGGTCTCCCGGCAACCGGTTCGCGAGGCTTTCATCAAACTTGCGGAAGCCGGGGTGCTGCAAGTGTTGCCGCAGCGCGGTACATTTGTCCGAAAAATCTCGGTGAAGCAGGTGCGCGACGGGCGCTTCATTCGCGAAGCCATCGAGCGTGCCGTGGTGGCGCAGGCCGCCGTCAGCATCAGCGATGCGCATCTGGCCGAACTCGCGGTCAATATCAAGGCGCAGCGGGTTGCGGCGAAGGCAAGCGATACGGCCGCGTTTCTCGCGCTCGACGAGCGCTTTCATCAATTGCTGGCGGAGTCGATCGACTGCCCTTCGGCGTGGGATGCGATTCAGGATTTGAAGGCGCAGATGGATCGCGTGCGCTATCTCACTTTGCCCGACGATTCGCCACTGGACTCGCTGATCAAGCAGCACTCGGCGATCCTGGCGGCGTTGAAGCGGCATGACGCCGCCGCAGCGGATGCGGCGATGAGCAGTCATTTGCGTGAAATCCTCTCGACGCTGGGCCCGGTCGCGCAACGGCATCCCGACTGGTTCGAGACGCACTGACACGAAAGGCCGTTTGCATCGGATAGGCACAGAACGAGCCTGCGCCAGGAGCGGACTTTCTCGGCGCCTCGGGAAAATCCGGATGCTCTGGCATGTGTTTTGCGATGGCGCAGGCAGTGTCATTACTGCCTGGAGAACCACCGCGATGCGTCGTCGCCCGCTAGAAATCTTGTCAGGAGGGTCACGCGCCCGTCGTCGACTGCGCAATGATCCCGTCCTAAAAAAACTGCACCGCTGCCGTTTCGTCGCGCTCTCCGCGCGTTTCGGCGTGGGTGAGTCGTTTGCTTCCGGCATCGATTTCGGTCTCGAATGGTCCAATCAGCGTGCCGGATTGCATCTGCCGCGCGAACATCGGCGGCGGCGTCAGTCCCACGCCAGCCCTTTACATCGCCACCTTCACCACCAGCCCTGACGCTCCCTGACGCATCGGCCCGCTGCGCGATGAGACTCTGCCGCGTATCACCGCCTGCCGATAAGATTGCTTGGACGCTTTCCGATCGATTGATGATAATCGTCGCCAGATGACAGGGACGATGCGGCAACGACATGATGTTGCCGCGGTTGCTGTTGCAACGATCATTAATGACGGAGACGACGGGCATGGCGACGATGGCAGGAAAACGAACGCAGGCGTCGATACGCCATTCTCTGCTGTCGGTGGTCATCGTCGGCTATGTGGCAAGTGTCGCGGGATGGGCGTCAGCGGCGCTGGCGCGGACGCCGCCGACCCCGACCCGGCCCCCGACGATCGCGCCGACCGCTGCCGATGCGCTAGCCCCGCCGGCGGCCCCGATATCGGACCTCGCGCCGACTGTCGACGCCGTCATGGCGTCGATCCGCGCGCAGTACGGCGTGGCGGGTATCGCCGTCGGCGTAACGATCGACGGGCGGCATCACTTTTTCAACTACGGCCAGGCATCGCGCGAGTCGAAGCGGCCGGTGAGCCGGCGCACCTTGTTCGAGATCGGTTCCGCCAGCAAGACCTTTGCGGCGGCGGTCGCAGCGGAGGCGCGAGCGCGCGGTTTGTTTCGGTGGCAGGACACTGTCAGTAACGTGGTACCGACGCTGCGGGGTAGTGCATTCGACGAGATTCGGATGTGGCAGTTGGGCACGCACAGCGCCGGCCTGCCGATGAATTTGCCGGACGGTGTCGGCGACGAGGCGCATTTGCTCGCCTATCTGCAGCACTGGACGCCACCGCAGGAGAGGGGGCCCGCAAACGCCGCCGCAGGCTTGCAGCGACGTTACTCGAATGTCGGCATCGGGGTGCTGGGGTGGGCGGCGGCGCAACGCGTCGGACGGCCGTATGCCGATATCATGCAAGCCGACATGCTGCCGGCTCTGGGCATGCGCGACACGTTTCTGACCGTTTCGCGAAATCGGATGCTCGATTATGCCCAAGGCTATACACGCGACGATCGACCGATACGGCTGCATCCCGACTTGCTGGCGGACGAGGCCTATGGCGTGAAATCGAGTGCCGCCGACTTGGTGCGCTATCTCGATCTACAGATCGAGGCAGGGCGCCTCCCCGATACGCAGACGCGCGGTACGGCGCCGGCGGAGGCGGAGACGAAGGTGCCCGTGCCCGTGTCTGTCACGGCGCCTTCGCGCCGGGCCGCGTGGCTCGCCGCCTTCGCGGCCACGCAGCGCCCCTGGCTGCAGGCGGGCACGATCACGCAGGACCTGATGTGGGAGCAGTACGTTTATCCGGTCTCGCTGGCCGCGCTGCAGGCCGGCAACGGAAATGGCGCTGCACTGAAGACGCTGCCGGCGACGCTGCTGACGCGGAAAGGCAAGGGTGCCAATGTGCCCGACGCATCCGACGCCGCGGCATCCCCAATCGTCTGGATCAACAAGACCGGTTCGACCAACGGCTTCGGCACTTACCTGGTTTTTATCCCGCAACGTCGCATAGGCGTGGTCATGCTGTTCAACAAGAATGTGCCGATCGAGGCGCGAGTCGCCGCAGCTGCACGGATCGTATCGGTCATAGATCCTTCCGGCTTACGGCCATGAGTATGGCGAGCGGCGTCTGCAGGTCCTTGCGCCCTGGGGTAGCATAAAAGCTGACCTTGTCGATGTGCCGCCGATGCGAAAAACTGTTCTCCTGACCGCCTTATTCTGTATCTGCGCCGTAAGCAGCGGTTGCGCGTCGTTCGGCGCCAAGCGGCTTCGGGCGGACCAAGTGGATTACGCGCGCGCGCTGGGCGACGCGAAGAAACGCGAAATTCTGTCCGAGGTCGTGGGCCTCCGCTATGCCGATCCGCCCGGTTTCCTCAGCGTCACGCAGATCATTGCTGCCTATCAATTCGATGCCGGCAGCGGTGCGACCGTGAATGCGGGGCCGGGCGTGCAAAGCTACTCGCCGTTGATCGGCACGGCTACCGCTTCCTATTCGAACCATCCGACTTTCACCTTCACGCCGACGACCGGCGAGGCGCTCGCGACGGCCTATATCCATCCGCTCCCCGCAACGCTGCTGCTGCCGCTCGCCGAGAGCGGGGTGCCGATCGATCTGCTGCTGCGCCTGACCGTGCAGTCGATAGCCGGCTTGCAGAATGCGTCGTTGCTGGGTGGCCCGAACAGCGATGGCTCCTCCGGCTTCTTTCAATTAATCCAGGCGCTACGCCGCTTGCAGCAGGCCGGCGAATTGACGGTCGGCTATACGGCGCAGGCGACCGATGCCGATGGCAAGAAAGCACCGCACGCGACGCCGGAAGCGAATCAGAGCGCCGCGAATACGCCGGCGGTCGTGTCCCTGATCCTGAGCGCGACGGCGGGCGGCGAGTCGGCGCAGACGCGCGCGGACTTGCAACTGGTGCGTCGCTTATTGCACCTGTCGGAAAAGACGCACACCTATCCGGTGGTGTATGGACAATCGGCCTCGAACACCGACCAGATCCCGATGGTGACGCGATCCGTGCTCGGTATCCTCGGCGATCTCGGCGCGCAGGTGAACGTACCCGACCAGGACATCGTCAGTGGCGCGACCAAGCCGACGATCGGCCTGGTCGGCGGCGAGAGCCGTCCGACCGTGATCGTGCATAGCGGGCCGAAAGCGCCGAAGGAAGCCTTTGTCGCCATCCAGTATCGCGGGCACGCCTATTGGGTCGATGCCGACGATTTCGACTCGAAATACGCGCTCGGCATCGTGCAGGAAATCGTCGCGTTGGCGCAGGCCGATCAGAATACTGCTCCGCCCGTGGTGACGGTCCCGGCCGGCTAGCGCTTCACTTCGTCCAAGGCAGTCAGGACATCGTGGCAGGCACCCATCGTATGGTAATCGGTCTTGCCGGGCGGACTCTTCAGCGCGTCGATCTTGCTGTTGTCCCGACGCAAGATCCGATACCAGGCGCCATGGGTATGATCGATGAAATGCGCCCAGCAATAGGTCCATAGCCGGTCGTAGTCATCCCAGTAACGCGATTCTCCGGTGCGCCGTGCGAGACGGGCGGCGGCGGCGATGGCTTCCGCCTGGACCCAGAAGTATTTGTCGCTATCGCAAATGGTGCCGTCCGGCGCCATGCCGAAAAGAACGCCGCCATATTGCGCGTCCCAGCCGGGGCCCATGCCGGCGTCGTACAGCGCGCGTGCGCGCGGCAACATCCATGATGCTTGCGCCGCCAATTGAGGAACGGCATTCACGCGTCGCTCCAGTTGCAAGAGCAGCTTCGCCCATTCGATCTGGTGGCCTAATTGAAATCCCCAGGGCCGGAACAGGTTGCTCGGATCGTCCTTGTTGTAATCCCAATCTACTTGCCACTGCGTATCGAAATGTTCCCAGATCAAGTCGTGGGTCAGCGCCGCCTGCCGCACCGTAATGTTTTCCGCGACGGTGATGGCGCGTTGCAGATAGGGGATCTCTTTTGTCGCATCGTAGGCAGCCAATAGCGCTTCCGTCATGTGCATATTGGCATTCTGCCCCCGGTATGCGCGTAGCGTCCAATCGCCGCCTGCTTCGTCCGCGTAGAGCTGCCCCGCTGCATCCCAGAAATGTCGCTCGATCAGCGCGAACGTTTCGCCGATCAGCGGACGTGCCTCTTCGAGGCCGGCGAGGGTGGCGTGCGCATAAGCGAGTAAAACAAACGCATGACCGTAGGCATGGCGCGTCGCGTCGACGTCGATCTTCATCGATGGCGCACCGCCCGCGCCGTGGCGCCATTTCAGCGTCCAATCATAGCCGCCGCGGACCGGGTCGCGATGCACGTCGCGAACGAAGCGCAGTGCATGCGCGGTGCGGGTCTGATCCGCCCGGTCGCCGAAGGCGCGGTACGCCGTGGCGTAGTTGAAAACGAAGCGGCAACTGCTGACGAGGTGTCGGATCAGCGGGTCGAAAACGGTGCCGTCGTCCCGATAGGCGTGATAAAAGCCCCCGGTCGAATCGAAGCCGTGCGGTGCGTAAAACGCGAGCGTGTCCCGGATATGGGCACGGAGGAAGGGCGGGGCGCGAAAATCCGGCATGCGGGTCGTCTCCTGATCAGGCGGTTGTTCGCCGCTTCTCCGAAACATTATTGCATGACCCGAAATTGCGCGTCGGGCGGCGCGACCGCGAGCCGATTCCGGGTGCACCATGCCCTCTGTCGGTGGCGGAGCGCGCTTACCCCACGATTGCCGAAACAATGTTGCCCGCCCTAGGGTATCCGTTCTCGATGCCTGGGCCAAGGGAGGCAACGCTGGTTGCGCCAGTCCGGGGCGGGCCGATTTTGCCGCTTCAATTTCGATGAATAAGGAATGCGAAATGACGAAGGCCAGGAATCTATGTCACCTGTCGGTCGCGACGCTGATGTTCGGCGTCGCGCTTGCGCTGTCAGCCTGCGGCGATAGCGTTTCGACCGATAGCGCGCGCGTTGCCGAAAAGGCTTCCGATGCGCGCGACGCCGCCAACGCGGCGGCCTCGGACGCGAAGGGGGCGGCAGCGGCCGCCGTGTCGGATGCCAAGGGTGCGGCCTCGTCGGCCGCGGCCGACGTCAAGGCGGAGACCGCCGCGGTTGGCGCTGCGGTCGCGGAGTCGGATCCCGTCGGTCTGAATGCGATTGGGGATCGCGGTACCGCGATCCTCGATCAGACGGCGAAGGGCGTGGCGTCGCTGGCGGAAGGCGGTAGCGCGCTGTTGGGGCGTCTCGGCGTGCGGCTGCGCGATGAGGATGCACGCGGCGTGGCGCGGAAGTCTGACGGCAAGACAGAGGGTGGGACTGGTGCTGCAAAGCCCGGACCGGCGAAGGCCGGCGTAGCAGCATCGCATGTTGCGAAGCGCGAGGCGGACACGGCGGCGGTGAAATCCGATGCGGTGAAGCTCGCGGCCGCGAAGACCGACGCGGCAGTGCACGATCTGGCCAAGGGCGACGTCACGCAGCTCGACGCGGCGAAGCGCGAGGTCACGCAAGCCGATGCGACCGTGCCGGCCGACGCCATCGCCAGAGAGGCGCTCGCGAAGCATCGCGCGGCCGACGTCGAGACGACGGTCCGCGACGGCCGCATCGTGAGCGGCAATGCGCCAGCAAGCGCCGCGGCAGGTCAGCCTGTGCTGGCAACGGTAGCGATTCCTTTCGCATTCAACGCCAGTACGATGGCGCCGGCGCATGCGAAGGCCCTGGAGCCCGTCGTGGCGGAACTGCTACGCGATCCCGCCCGCCATGCGATTCTTTCCGGGCGCGCGGACAGTCACGGCGCGGTCGGATATAACCGCACGCTTGCCCGCAAACGGGCCGAAGCGGTTCGAAAGCATCTGCTGGGACGCGGTGTCGTCGCCTCGCAACTGACGGTTCGCAGCGAAGTCGGCGTGGCGAAGGATGTCGCGCTGGCCGACGACAGCGACCGTCGCGTCGATGTCATCTTCCGCTGAGAGCGGCCAAGCGCGCTGAGCGCGCCTTGATCCTGTGCCACACGGGGGTGGGGTGTCGCGTGACATCCGCGCGCGACGCGGCACGGGCGAATCGCGGTCCTGGAGCCGGCATTGCGCCGGCTTTTTCAATGCAGGGTCTGGCCCTTCATTTCCGGGACCAGGAACCACGTCGCGACCATATCGAGCACATAGATAGCCGCCAGCATCGCAATGGCGGTCTGGAACGAGTAGGCGCTGGCAATCGAGCCGATCACCAAGGGTCCGAAGCCGCCGACGGCACGGCCCGCATTCCACAGCACATTCTGCGCGGTGGCACGCGCCGCGGTGGGATAACCCTCCGACATCAGGGTACCGTAACCGCCGAGCATGCCGTTGACGAAGGCGCCCATCACGATACCGGCACACAGGATCGCCATCGGTGCGCTTAATGTGGCGTACACGCAGACCATGATCGCCGCGCCGGCTTGAAACAGCAGGAAGCTGGGACGTCGGCCGATACGATCCGCCAGCTGTCCGAAGATATAAATGCCGACCATCATGCCGAGGACGGTGGCCGACGTCCACAGACCGGACTTCATCAGCGACAGCCCGAGCGTCTTCGACAGATAGCTCGGCAGCCAGATCGATATCCCGTAATAACCGAAGTTCTGCACCGAGCAGAGCACCAGACAGCCCAGGCTCAGCTTGGTGGTGCGGGCGTCGGCGAACAGCAAGGCGAGCTTGGCACCCCAGCCCGGCTTGGCTTCGCGCTCGCGTTTGGCCTCGATAAAGACCTCGGGTTCATGCAAGGTCTTGCGCATGAACCACGCCGCCAGTGCGGGTAGCACGCCGACGACGAACATGCCGCGCCAGCCGATCATCGGCAGCAGGATCGGCGTCAACATCGCGGCGGCGAGCACGCCGACCTGCCAACCCAGGCCGACATAGGCGGAAGCCCGTGCCCGTTTGGCGGCGGGCCAGCATTCGGCGACCAGCGCCATGCCGATGCCGAATTCACCGCCCAGGCCGAGACCGGCGATCGTGCGATAGACGAGCAGTGCGCGATAGCTCTGCGCAAAGGCACACAAGCCGGTGAAGATCGCGAAGAGGAAGATGGTCCAGGTGAGCACGCGGGCGCGGCCGAAACGGTCGCTGAGCGCGCCGAATACCACGCCCCCGACGACGGAGCCGATCAGGGTCCACGTGACGATCGCGCCCGTTTCGCCGGGCGTCAGATGCAAGGCCGCACCGATGGCCGGCAGCATGAAGCCCAGAATCAGCAGATCGAAGCCGTCCATCGCGTACCCGGCGGCCGCGCCGATCAATGCACGGCGAGCGTAGGGGGTCACCGCGCCATCGGCGGGCGTGTCGGATAAAGCATTCATGGGGAAGTTCGACAGGAGGATGCGACGAGCCGAACGATACCCGTCTCAGAAAACGCTGTCGAGCGTGGCCGTTCACGAGCGGCTCGCAGTCCGCGCGTGACGGTCAGGGGCGTTGCACCCGCGTGACATTACATCGATACGTGATCGATTTGATCGACGTCGAGGAAATGGCTGCGTCCGTGGTGCGCCGACATCGCCTCGCGCACGGCGAGCGTTTCAGCACAGGTCAACGGTGCGGCATGACGGTCCGAGTGACCCAACATGAGGTCGTCGAGCCGGTCGCCGTCGCCGGCAGCCACCATCGACATCGCGTCGATCAAGGCTTGGTCGCTCGACAGACTGGCGTCGCGCATCGCGCCGGCGTCGTGCAGCAGCGACGCGGCAAAGGCGTCCACGACCGCGTCCGATGCCGGAATGCCCGCGTAGCGATCGGTGAACGTTTCTGCTTTTGCAGCCAGCAGTAACAATGCCGCGGATTCGCGGCCCGCTTCACGCGCACCAATTCGGCAACGTGCCGCGAATTCGTGAATATCGGAAAAATGGACTTTTGTGTATTGCAGCCACGCACTTGCTAATTGCAGGTTCATCTCGCTTCCCACACGCCTAAAAAAGTAGACTACCGCCATGAGAATTGATTCGCAACAGGAAATTGTCGAATGTGTGGCGTGTAATCACAATCGATGGACGACGATGCCGCTTGTCATCGTCGGGACTTTCTGCGACGGCGGCGATGCGGTCAATCTGTCTCGTTTCCGACGTAGACCGATTTAAGGGTTAACCCGAAATGCGAACCGATCCGTCGCATTGATTAATCGGCTGCGATCAGCTGCGATTTTGATCAGTGCGACTTTCGGGATCGCGCGAATGTCGATCGTCGTGCGCGGGACGTGACGATTGTTTGACGCAATCGATCAGCGCGCGCAGCGCGGGGGGAATGTGGCGATGTCCGGGGTAATACAGGCAGAGTCCCGGAATCCAGGGGCACCACGCATCCAGCAACGTGACCAGCTCGCCGCGCGCAACGGCATCCGCCGCGCTTTGGAAGGAGACATAGGCAATCCCCACGCCGGCGCAGGCTGCCTGCACCATCAATTCAGGGTCGTCGAGCGTCAATGCACCTGGCACGTCGAGCGCATGCGTCGTGCCATGCCGGGCGAACTCCCAGCGATACCGTTTTCCGCTTGGCATCCGAAAACGGATGCACCGATGCCGCATCAGATCCTGAGGCATCTCTGGACGGCCCTCGGGATGCGCATCGAGATAGGCCGGTGTGGCCACGACGATAAAGCGTGCCTGCGGGCCAAGCGGGACGGCGATCATATCGGCCGGAACGGCTTCCGCCAATCGCACGCCCGCGTCGAAACCGTCGGCGACGATATCGACGAGCCGCCCTTCGGTGACAAGGTCCACCTGAATGGTGGGATGGCGCGCCAGAAAGTCGGGCAAAAAGGACTGAAGCATCACGCGCGCCGCGACATTGCTCGCATTGATTCGCACCGTGCCGCTGGGCGGCCCGCTTGGCGCAACGTCACGCAGGGCGGTGTCGAGATCGCACAGCAAGGGCTGCAATCGCAGGAGCAGCCGCGTGCCGACTTCCGTCGGCGCCACGCTGCGAGTGGTCCGGTGCAGCAGCCGTGCTCCCAGCGATGCTTCCATCGTGCGCATCAGATGGCTGAGCGTCGACGGTGATACGCCCAGCTCGTCGGCCGCCTTGCGGAAACTCCCGTGCGTCGCAATGGCGGCGAAGGCGGTCAACTCTTGCAAAGCCGGCGTGCGATTCATGGGGAATTTTCACTGCCACATATCGGATTGTATCGATAGTAACAGCAGTCTCGAGCGCGTATCTTAAAAGTGTCTCTTCGAGACTTTTCGTTCAAGACCGAGGACATCGACATGACATCGACATCGCATTCCGCGCTTTCCCAAGCTGGCGCAGACGCGCCCGCATCATCTCACTATCCCGCGGCGAAGCCTTCCCCCGCCACGCCGGCAACGTGGTTGATCACCGGCTGTTCGAGCGGCATCGGCCTGTCCCTTGCCCACGCCGCAGTGGCCCGGGGCGACACGGTACTGGCGACGGTACGACGGGCGGACGCGCTCACCGATTTGCAGCGTGACTATCCGGCGCATTTGCACGTATTGATACTGGACCTTACGGACACGGAGGCCGTTCGACGCGTCGTGGACGCAGCGTTCCAGGCGCACGGCGCCATCGACGTGGTGGTCAGCAATGCCGCCTATGGCCTTTTCGGGGCGGCGGAAGAAGTCAGCGATACGCAGATACGGCGGCAGATCGACACCAATCTCGTCGGCTCGATCCAGCTGATTCGCGCGGTATTGCCGCATCTGCGCGCGCAGGGCGGCGGCCATATTCTGCAGGTATCGTCCGAAGGCGGTCAGATCGCCTATCCCAATTTCAGCCTGTATCACGCGACCAAATGGGGCATCGAGGGCTTTGTCGAAGCCACGGCGCAGGAAGTGCTGCCGTTCGGCATCGAGATCACGCTGATCGAGCCGGGCCCGACACGCACGCGTTTCGGTACCGGCCTCGATAGCCCGCCGCCGATGGCGGTGTATGACGACACCCCAGCCGGCGACGTGCGTCGTGCTTTCCAGGATCGCGCCTTTCCGCTGACCGGCGACCCGACGAAGGTCGCGCGTGAAATGGTGGCGCTCGTGGATCGACATCGCCGACCGCGCGGGACGGCATCCGATAAGGCGGCCGCGGCCGGGCAGGGTGCTGTTGCGGCCGGATCGGCAACCGGCACGCCCGCACCCCGCCGCCTGCTCGTGGGCGCCGCCTCGTACGATCGCGTCCGCGCGGCCCTCGTCGAGCGCATCGCTGCGCTCGACGCGCAACGCGACATCGCGCTATCGACGGAAGTCGATAGCTGAGCCGGAGGGCGGCACGTCTCGAAATGGAAGGCACGCCCGCTTTGCCGTCGCATTGGCGATTGCGTCGCGCCGACGCCGCTGCACGGTCGGCGTACGCCGATTCAGCGCTGCGCCGACAAGCTCGGCGTGGACTGCATCAGCAAATTCGCCAAATCGATCAAGTCGAAAACCGGACGCCCGCACAACGCGGCGATGCGCTCGCGGTAGGGCCCCATATTCGTACACTCCAACAGGATCGCGCCGATATGCGGTGCGTTTCGCACCAGCGCCAGCGCGCCGTCGACCACATCCTGACCGACTTGCGCCATATCGCCGACGGCTTGATTGCCGATGATGACCCGGGCAAATGCGCTGTCCGGTGGCATACCCTGGACCGGCGTGGCGGGATCCGCGTCTACCGCCCGAAGATGATCGTCGCTCAGAGACGCCGACGACGCCGTGAGCACACCGACGGTCGCCCGTGACCCTAATAGCGTTCGCAGCAAGGGGATCAGCAACAAGGCGGACGTGCCCATTGGGATGTCGACGGCGTCGGCCATCCGCTGCTGGTGCAGGGCGAGGAAGCCGCAGCTGGTGATGATGGCACGACAGCCCGCATCCTGAAGCGCCCGCGCGGCGTCGCAAAAATCATCGACGAGGCCGGCGGCGCGTTCATGTACGACCCGCGTCGGGGTAGCTTGCGGTACGCGTCGCAATACCACGGGATAGCGATAGCTGTGCGGATTGCCGACGTCGCCGACGGGGCGGGGGAACTGCGTGTCGAGCATCAGGATGCCGAGCGGTGCCGATGACATAGCGTGTAATAAAAAAAATGAAAAAGCGTGCGACGGACTCGTGTTGCCCGGAGAGGCCGTGTACGCGTGCCATGGGCCTGCCGTGCGCCCGATCGCAGCGATGCTACCGGCTTCCCTACAGTCCGCCAACACCGATCGCCTGCAGTATGCTGAAAAAGTGTCTCTGAATTGCAGCACCGTCCTGGCAATCATGTTTTCCAAGGAGGAGAGCCCATGATGGATCCGATCGGTAAAGTAACGTCGCCGCAGCGCGATGGCAGTCCTTCCGCCCCACCCGCTCCGCCGGCATTGGAACCAGCACCGCCTTGCACATTGGTCATCTTCGGCGCCCATGGCGATCTGACGAAGCGGCTCTTGACGCCCGCGTTGTATAACTTGATCGGCAGCAAGGCGCTGGACAAGGGGTTTCAGATCATTGGTGTGGATCGTGTTCCGGGCAGCGACGCCTCTTGGCGTGACGAGCTTGGTCAAACGATGCAAACCTTCACGCAGGATCCGAACGCGGAGTTCTATACGCCGCAGATCGATGCGCAAATATGGGATGACCTGTCGGGTCGGCTGCATTACTTGCAGGCCGATTTCACCGATCTGCAGGCATTGCAGAAATTGCAGGAGCAGATCACCGGCAACGCGGTGTTCTACCTTGCCGTAGCGTCGCGATTCTTTGCAACGGTGGTTGAAAACCTTGG
Coding sequences within it:
- a CDS encoding GntR family transcriptional regulator translates to MNASLPISAALPDLTAHLSPESHEPINRQIYRALRHAIFTGTMTPGTPLSEKDVSQMFQVSRQPVREAFIKLAEAGVLQVLPQRGTFVRKISVKQVRDGRFIREAIERAVVAQAAVSISDAHLAELAVNIKAQRVAAKASDTAAFLALDERFHQLLAESIDCPSAWDAIQDLKAQMDRVRYLTLPDDSPLDSLIKQHSAILAALKRHDAAAADAAMSSHLREILSTLGPVAQRHPDWFETH
- a CDS encoding serine hydrolase encodes the protein MTETTGMATMAGKRTQASIRHSLLSVVIVGYVASVAGWASAALARTPPTPTRPPTIAPTAADALAPPAAPISDLAPTVDAVMASIRAQYGVAGIAVGVTIDGRHHFFNYGQASRESKRPVSRRTLFEIGSASKTFAAAVAAEARARGLFRWQDTVSNVVPTLRGSAFDEIRMWQLGTHSAGLPMNLPDGVGDEAHLLAYLQHWTPPQERGPANAAAGLQRRYSNVGIGVLGWAAAQRVGRPYADIMQADMLPALGMRDTFLTVSRNRMLDYAQGYTRDDRPIRLHPDLLADEAYGVKSSAADLVRYLDLQIEAGRLPDTQTRGTAPAEAETKVPVPVSVTAPSRRAAWLAAFAATQRPWLQAGTITQDLMWEQYVYPVSLAALQAGNGNGAALKTLPATLLTRKGKGANVPDASDAAASPIVWINKTGSTNGFGTYLVFIPQRRIGVVMLFNKNVPIEARVAAAARIVSVIDPSGLRP
- a CDS encoding AGE family epimerase/isomerase encodes the protein MPDFRAPPFLRAHIRDTLAFYAPHGFDSTGGFYHAYRDDGTVFDPLIRHLVSSCRFVFNYATAYRAFGDRADQTRTAHALRFVRDVHRDPVRGGYDWTLKWRHGAGGAPSMKIDVDATRHAYGHAFVLLAYAHATLAGLEEARPLIGETFALIERHFWDAAGQLYADEAGGDWTLRAYRGQNANMHMTEALLAAYDATKEIPYLQRAITVAENITVRQAALTHDLIWEHFDTQWQVDWDYNKDDPSNLFRPWGFQLGHQIEWAKLLLQLERRVNAVPQLAAQASWMLPRARALYDAGMGPGWDAQYGGVLFGMAPDGTICDSDKYFWVQAEAIAAAARLARRTGESRYWDDYDRLWTYCWAHFIDHTHGAWYRILRRDNSKIDALKSPPGKTDYHTMGACHDVLTALDEVKR
- a CDS encoding OmpA family protein, whose product is MTKARNLCHLSVATLMFGVALALSACGDSVSTDSARVAEKASDARDAANAAASDAKGAAAAAVSDAKGAASSAAADVKAETAAVGAAVAESDPVGLNAIGDRGTAILDQTAKGVASLAEGGSALLGRLGVRLRDEDARGVARKSDGKTEGGTGAAKPGPAKAGVAASHVAKREADTAAVKSDAVKLAAAKTDAAVHDLAKGDVTQLDAAKREVTQADATVPADAIAREALAKHRAADVETTVRDGRIVSGNAPASAAAGQPVLATVAIPFAFNASTMAPAHAKALEPVVAELLRDPARHAILSGRADSHGAVGYNRTLARKRAEAVRKHLLGRGVVASQLTVRSEVGVAKDVALADDSDRRVDVIFR
- a CDS encoding MFS transporter produces the protein MNALSDTPADGAVTPYARRALIGAAAGYAMDGFDLLILGFMLPAIGAALHLTPGETGAIVTWTLIGSVVGGVVFGALSDRFGRARVLTWTIFLFAIFTGLCAFAQSYRALLVYRTIAGLGLGGEFGIGMALVAECWPAAKRARASAYVGLGWQVGVLAAAMLTPILLPMIGWRGMFVVGVLPALAAWFMRKTLHEPEVFIEAKREREAKPGWGAKLALLFADARTTKLSLGCLVLCSVQNFGYYGISIWLPSYLSKTLGLSLMKSGLWTSATVLGMMVGIYIFGQLADRIGRRPSFLLFQAGAAIMVCVYATLSAPMAILCAGIVMGAFVNGMLGGYGTLMSEGYPTAARATAQNVLWNAGRAVGGFGPLVIGSIASAYSFQTAIAMLAAIYVLDMVATWFLVPEMKGQTLH
- a CDS encoding LysR family transcriptional regulator, with the translated sequence MNRTPALQELTAFAAIATHGSFRKAADELGVSPSTLSHLMRTMEASLGARLLHRTTRSVAPTEVGTRLLLRLQPLLCDLDTALRDVAPSGPPSGTVRINASNVAARVMLQSFLPDFLARHPTIQVDLVTEGRLVDIVADGFDAGVRLAEAVPADMIAVPLGPQARFIVVATPAYLDAHPEGRPEMPQDLMRHRCIRFRMPSGKRYRWEFARHGTTHALDVPGALTLDDPELMVQAACAGVGIAYVSFQSAADAVARGELVTLLDAWCPWIPGLCLYYPGHRHIPPALRALIDCVKQSSRPAHDDRHSRDPESRTDQNRS
- a CDS encoding SDR family oxidoreductase, which produces MTSTSHSALSQAGADAPASSHYPAAKPSPATPATWLITGCSSGIGLSLAHAAVARGDTVLATVRRADALTDLQRDYPAHLHVLILDLTDTEAVRRVVDAAFQAHGAIDVVVSNAAYGLFGAAEEVSDTQIRRQIDTNLVGSIQLIRAVLPHLRAQGGGHILQVSSEGGQIAYPNFSLYHATKWGIEGFVEATAQEVLPFGIEITLIEPGPTRTRFGTGLDSPPPMAVYDDTPAGDVRRAFQDRAFPLTGDPTKVAREMVALVDRHRRPRGTASDKAAAAGQGAVAAGSATGTPAPRRLLVGAASYDRVRAALVERIAALDAQRDIALSTEVDS
- a CDS encoding aspartate/glutamate racemase family protein, encoding MSSAPLGILMLDTQFPRPVGDVGNPHSYRYPVVLRRVPQATPTRVVHERAAGLVDDFCDAARALQDAGCRAIITSCGFLALHQQRMADAVDIPMGTSALLLIPLLRTLLGSRATVGVLTASSASLSDDHLRAVDADPATPVQGMPPDSAFARVIIGNQAVGDMAQVGQDVVDGALALVRNAPHIGAILLECTNMGPYRERIAALCGRPVFDLIDLANLLMQSTPSLSAQR